In one Deltaproteobacteria bacterium genomic region, the following are encoded:
- a CDS encoding HEPN domain-containing protein, with protein sequence MTKKRKTRIVDKNQYHAFLAKAKDFASMMDVSLEQGKWNSAGLQAVHTVISASDAVIVYYGGVRSSELDHREVVGLLHDIIGESASSPGRHVSRVIAKKNLVEYEERLIIQSEARDMVEHAKRFLDWVNGILPNMD encoded by the coding sequence ATGACGAAAAAACGGAAAACAAGGATCGTTGATAAAAATCAGTATCATGCCTTTCTTGCAAAGGCAAAGGACTTTGCTTCTATGATGGATGTGTCTCTTGAACAAGGCAAGTGGAATTCCGCAGGATTGCAGGCTGTTCACACGGTAATTTCTGCCAGTGATGCGGTAATTGTTTATTATGGTGGAGTAAGAAGCTCTGAACTTGACCATAGAGAGGTTGTTGGGCTGCTTCACGATATCATAGGAGAATCTGCATCCTCACCAGGAAGGCATGTTTCAAGGGTTATTGCTAAAAAGAATCTTGTGGAATATGAAGAGCGGCTTATTATTCAGTCTGAGGCAAGGGATATGGTAGAACATGCCAAGAGGTTTCTTGATTGGGTGAACGGAATACTGCCAAATATGGATTAA